One window from the genome of Hyperolius riggenbachi isolate aHypRig1 chromosome 6, aHypRig1.pri, whole genome shotgun sequence encodes:
- the LOC137522149 gene encoding olfactory receptor 5V1-like, translated as MPNTSTELLSTDFILVGFSDVQHAIFLAPIFLTTYMLSLFGNVLLLYLTMISPHLHSPMYFFLSNLSLVDLCLTTVVVPRLLLNLLLGKKSISPPECFAQAYFFIAFAGLECFILSIMAMDRFVAVCKSLHYVIIMNKRMCLKLALASWIINFVNSVLHTLLIATLTFCGPKVIQHFFCDLFPLFKLACSKTSINQLVIFTEGFVVVAFPFLVTFISYIHIIWTILNIHSTSGRKTAFSTCSAHLSVVLIFYGTVICVYFRPSSTYSLAYDRLGGVLYTVITPMLNPFIFSLRNKDVKAAFKKFVYTKLFIRDNQ; from the coding sequence ATGCCAAACACATCGACAGAATTGCTATCAACAGATTTTATTTTAGTAGGCTTTTCTGATGTCCAACACGCCATCTTTTTAGCTCCCATATTTCTGACTACTTACATGCTTTCTCTTTTTGGTAATGTTCTTCTACTTTATTTGACTATGATATCCCCGCATCTCCATTCTCCGATGTACTTTTTCCTCAGCAATCTTTCTCTTGTAGACCTGTGCTTGACAACAGTGGTAGTTCCACGCCTCCTCTTAAATTTACTGCTAGGCAAAAAAAGTATCTCACCCCCAGAGTGCTTTGCCCAAGCTTATTTCTTCATTGCTTTCGCAGGACTAGAGTGCTTCATTCTTTCAATTATGGCCATGGACAGATTTGTAGCAGTCTGTAAATCATTACATTACGTAATTATAATGAACAAAAGGATGTGCCTCAAGTTAGCCCTTGCTTCCTGGATAATCAACTTTGTCAACTCTGTCCTTCATACTCTTCTGATTGCCACACTGACTTTTTGTGGACCTAAGGTTATTCAGCATTTTTTCTGTGATTTATTTCCCCTCTTTAAGCTTGCTTGCTCGAAAACATCAATCAATCAATTGGTCATATTTACTGAAGGGTTTGTGGTAGTGGCTTTTCCATTTTTGGTAACTTTCATTTCTTATATTCATATAATATGGACCATCCTTAATATACATTCTACCTCAGGTAGGAAAACAGCATTTTCCACATGTTCAGCACACCTAAGCGTGGTATTGATCTTTTATGGTACAgttatatgtgtgtattttcgACCATCATCAACCTATTCCTTAGCATATGATAGACTTGGTGGTGTATTGTACACAGTCATCACTCCCATGCTCAACCCATTTATATTTAGCTTGCGGAATAAGGATGTGAAGGCTGCATTCAAGAAGTTTGTGTACACTAAACTGTTTattagggataatcaatga